Proteins encoded together in one Procambarus clarkii isolate CNS0578487 chromosome 67, FALCON_Pclarkii_2.0, whole genome shotgun sequence window:
- the LOC123767516 gene encoding neuropeptide-like protein 31 — protein MFKAVFAVLSVFLLVASAMASPMPEPGYRRHGGYGGGYGGYGGGYGGYGGGYGGYGGGYGYGGGYGGYGRGYGGYGGGYGGGHGGYGYGR, from the exons atGTTTAAGGCC gtgtttGCTGTGCTGTCCGTCTTCCTCCTTGTGGCCTCAGCCATGGCCAGCCCCATGCCCGAGCCTGGCTATCGTCGccatggtggctatggtggtggttatggcggatatggtggtggttatggcggatatggtggtggttatggcggATATGGTGGCGGCTATGGCTACGGAGGTGGATATGGCGGCTATGGTAGAGGTTATGGCGGATATGGTGGTGGATATGGCGGTGGACACGGTGGCTATGGATATGGAAGATAA
- the LOC138355325 gene encoding keratin-associated protein 19-3-like, with the protein MMKAVFAVLSILLLVASAMASPMPEPGYRRHGGYGGGYGGYGGGYGGGYGGYGGGYGGYGGYGGGYGGYGGGYGYGGYGR; encoded by the exons ATGATGAAGGCA GTGTTCGCAGTGTTGTCCATCCTCCTCCTTGTGGCCTCTGCCATGGCCAGCCCCATGCCTGAGCCTGGCTATCGTCGCCATGGTGGCTATGGTGGAGGCTATGGCGGGTATGGTGGTGGGTATGGAGGTGGTTATGGAGGCTACGGCGGTGGATATGGAGGATACGGAGGATACGGAGGTGGATATGGAGGATACGGAGGTGGATATGGCTATGGTGGATATGGACGCTAA
- the LOC123767518 gene encoding neuropeptide-like protein 31 — protein sequence MFKAVFAVLSVFLLVASAMASPMPEPGYRRHGGYGGGYGGYGGGYGGYGGGYGGGYGGGYGGGYGGYGGGYGGGYGGGYGGYGYGR from the exons atGTTTAAGGCC gtgtttGCTGTGTTGTCCGTCTTCCTCCTTGTGGCTTCTGCCATGGCCAGCCCCATGCCCGAGCCTGGCTATCGTCGccatggtggctatggtggtggttatggcgggtatggtggtggttatggcggGTATGGTGGCGGCTatggtggaggttatggtggaggaTATGGCGGTGGATATGGAGGTTATGGCGGTGGATATGGCGGTGGATATGGCGGTGGATACGGCGGCTATGGATATGGACGTTAA
- the LOC123767517 gene encoding neuropeptide-like protein 30 — MFKAVFAVLSVFLLVASAMASPMPEPGYRRHGGYGGGYGGYGGGYGGYGGGYGYGGGYGGYGRGYGGYGGGYGGGHGGYGYGR, encoded by the exons atGTTTAAGGCC gtgtttGCTGTGTTGTCCGTCTTCCTCCTCGTGGCCTCAGCCATGGCCAGCCCCATGCCAGAGCCTGGCTATCGTCGtcatggtggctatggtggtggttatggcgggtatggtggtggttatggcggATATGGTGGCGGCTATGGCTACGGAGGTGGATATGGCGGCTATGGTAGAGGTTATGGCGGATATGGTGGTGGGTATGGCGGTGGACACGGCGGCTATGGATATGGAAGATAA